Genomic DNA from Terriglobia bacterium:
CTGAAGCCCCCGAGCGCGATCGTCCACGACGGCGGCGTCGTCCGCATCCCGGCGGACGTGGGCGAGGTCCACCACGAGGTCGAACTCGTGGTGGTGATCGGCGTCGCCGGACGGGCGATCGCGGAGTCGGAGGCGCTGGGCCACGTCCTCGGCTACGCGATCGGTCTCGACATGACCCTCCGCGACGTCCAGGCCGCCGCGAAGGCCAAGGGGGAGCCCTGGGCGATCTCCAAGGGGTTCGACACCGCGGCACCGGTGTCCTTGGTCGCGCCGCTCGCGGAGGTCGGGGACGGTTCGGGGCTCAGGCTCACCCTCGACGTGAACGGCGCGAGGCGACAGGAAGCGGACACCGCCGCGATGGTGCGCGGCGTGCCCCAGCTGGTCGCGTTCGCCTCCCGTCTCATGACCCTGGAGCGCGGCGACCTGATCTTCACCGGGACCCCCGCGGGGGTGGGCCCGGTGCGCGCCGGCGACCTCCTCGAGGCCCGTCTCGACAAGGTCGGCGCCCTCTCGGTTCGCGTCGAGTAGCGGCTCGAAGCCGCGGGACGACCGCCGAATGACGGGAGCTTTCGAAGGGAAGACGGTCCTCGTCACCGGAGCCTCCGCGGGGATCGGCCTGGCGGCCGCTCGGACGTTCGCGAGGGAAGGGGCGCGCGTCCTCGCGGTCGCGCGGTCGAAAGAGCGGCTCGACGCGCTGGCGGCCGAGGCGGGTCTCGAGGGGAGCATCGTGCCGCTCCCCGCCGACGTGGCGGACCCCGCGGCGATGGTCGCGCTCGGCGAAGCGGTCCTGCGGGATCACGGCCCGCCGGACGTCGTGGTGGCGAACGCCGGGATCGGCCTCGACTCGCTCTTCTGGGAAACGCCGGACGACGAGCTGCGGCGGGTGCTCGAGGTCAACGTCCTCGGCGTCGCCCGCACGATTCGCCCCTTCCTGCCGGGGATGATCGCCCGGGGAAGCGGCCGGGTCCTGATCGTCTCGTCGGTGCTGGGAAAGCGGGGCATCCCGCACTACTCCGCCTATTCCGCGAGCAAGTTCGCGCTGCACGGGATGGCGGACGCCCTGAGGCCCGAGCTCGCGGGGACCGGCGTCTCCGTGGGCCTCGTGTGCCCCTCGTCCACCGAGAGCGAGTTCTCGTCACGAATGAAGCGCGTCGGCCCGACCCAGAAACGGACGCGCGTCGCGTATCACTCCGCCAAGTCGGTCGCCCGCGCGATCCTGCGCA
This window encodes:
- a CDS encoding fumarylacetoacetate hydrolase family protein, whose protein sequence is MDRPASEPFVIARGTGERIRVGKILAVGRNYADHVKEMGWRDAAPPVLFLKPPSAIVHDGGVVRIPADVGEVHHEVELVVVIGVAGRAIAESEALGHVLGYAIGLDMTLRDVQAAAKAKGEPWAISKGFDTAAPVSLVAPLAEVGDGSGLRLTLDVNGARRQEADTAAMVRGVPQLVAFASRLMTLERGDLIFTGTPAGVGPVRAGDLLEARLDKVGALSVRVE
- a CDS encoding SDR family NAD(P)-dependent oxidoreductase, with translation MTGAFEGKTVLVTGASAGIGLAAARTFAREGARVLAVARSKERLDALAAEAGLEGSIVPLPADVADPAAMVALGEAVLRDHGPPDVVVANAGIGLDSLFWETPDDELRRVLEVNVLGVARTIRPFLPGMIARGSGRVLIVSSVLGKRGIPHYSAYSASKFALHGMADALRPELAGTGVSVGLVCPSSTESEFSSRMKRVGPTQKRTRVAYHSAKSVARAILRMARSRRREMVLSPEGKLMVLLNAAAPGLLDRILGRVLTRR